One stretch of Cheilinus undulatus linkage group 5, ASM1832078v1, whole genome shotgun sequence DNA includes these proteins:
- the LOC121509523 gene encoding NLR family CARD domain-containing protein 3-like, producing the protein MNQCEDPEEGAPASKIPRFEEREALRMNRADSPGPSCVSMKSDQSKDFFIYFGHPPDGRINNERPDSPGPSCVSMKSDWSKNLSITFKDGPPANERIKTEKPDSPGPSCVSMKSDQSKDYFIYFGHPDGRVQQEDSEVHTDQSDLQHQTDLDSTFKLLEMNITTFVKSELKRLQRALTPDYPACFYSNSEDEEVLDREDKEQRRCSRDALMNIILHFLRKMKQEELADLLRNRTQDAVCRHKLKSNLKRKCQCVFEGIANAGNPTLLNQIYTELYITEGESQEFYDEHKVNQNEKASKKMDKPESKICCEDIFKALPGRDEPARTVMTKGEAGIGKTVLTKKFTLDWAEDEANQDIQFTFPFTFRELNVLREKKFSLVELLHHFFTETKELEICRFEKFQVLFIFDGLDECRLPLDFHNNEILTDVTRSVPLDLLLTNLIRGNLLPSARLWITTRPAAASQIPPECVDMVTEVRGFTDSHKVEYFRKKFTDEDQASRIISHIKTSRSLLIMCHIPVFCWITATVLEDELKTREGGELPKTLTEMYIHFLVVQSKLKSIKYDGGAEIDPHWNPETRKMIESLGKLAFEQLQKGKLIFYEPDLMECGIDIRAASVYSGVFTQIFIEDRGVYPDKVFSFIHLSVQEFLAALHVHLTFINTGVNLMAEEQTTSLMSRNSRPAETSLYQNAVDKALQSPNGHLDLFLRFLLGLSLETNQNLLRGLRYQTGGSVPSESGSSSQTKTETVQYIKTKLSENLSVEKSINLFYCLNELKDYSIVEDIQWSLSYGSISSDKLSPAQWSALIFILLSSENNLDVFDLKKCSASEEALLKLLPVIKASNKALLSRCNLTEKSCEALSSVLSSESCSLRELDLSNNDLQDSGVKLLSYRLRSSHRRLITLKLNGCNLSEKSCEALSSALSSQSCSLRELDLSNNDLKDSGVKLLSHGLKMKNCMLETLSLSGCIITEEGCASLASVLGSSHLRELDLSYNHPGEQGKKLLSSLLEDPHCRLETLRLDHGGLHRLKPGLKKYACELEVDTNTVSGILKLSDNNRMMTYVQESQPYPDHQDRFDSWCQLLCRTGLTGRCYWEVEWKGTVNISVTYRGISRKGDGDACFFGSNDHSWTLFCSDNKGYYVSHSKKETKISPPSPTSNRVAVYLDHPAGTLSFYTVSTDTLIHIHTFNTTFTEPLYPGFGLGFFSGSFASLCSL; encoded by the exons gatAAATAATGAGAGACCAGACTCTCCGGGACCCAGCTGTGTGTCCATGAAGAGTGACTGGTCTAAGAATCTCAGTATTACCTTCAAAGATGGACCGCCTGCTAATGAAAG GATAAAGACTGAGAAACCAGACTCTCCTGGACCTAGCTGTGTGTCCATGAAGAGCGACCAGTCTAAGGATTACTTCATTTACTTTGGACATCCTGATGGAAG AGTGCAGCAGGAGGACTCAGAGGTTCACACTGACCAGTCAGACCTGCAGCATCAAACAGACCTGGACTCCACATTTAAG CTGCTGGAGATGAACATCACCACCTTTGTGAAAAGTGAACTAAAGAGACTCCAGAGGGCTTTGACTCCAGATTACCCAGCATGCTTTTACAGtaacagtgaggatgaggaggtttTGGATAGAGAGGATAAAGAGCAAAGGAGATGCAGCAGAGATGCTTTAATGAACATCATTTTGCACTTCCTGAGGAAAATGAAGCAGGAGGAGCTGGCTGACCTTCTGCGGAACA GAACTCAAGATGCTGTGTGCCGACATAAACTAAAGTCTAACTTGAAGAGGAAGTgccagtgtgtgtttgaggggatTGCTAACGCTGGAAACCCAACTCTGCTGAATCAAATCTACACAGAGCTCTACATCACTGAGGGAGAAAGTCAAGAGTTCTATGATGAACACAAAGTCAATCAGAATGAAAAGGCATccaaaaaaatggacaaaccaGAATCAAAGATCTGTTGTGAAGACATCTTTAAAGCTTTACCTGGAAGAGATGAACCAGCCAGAACAGTGATGACGAAGGGTGAGGCTGGCATTGGGAAAACAGTCTTGACAAAGAAGTTCACTCTGGACTGGGCTGAAGATGAAGCCAACCAGGACATCCAGTTCACATTTCCATTCActttcagagagctgaatgtgctgagagagaaaaagttcAGCTTGGTTGAACTTCTTCATCACTTCTTCACTGAAACCAAAGAACTGGAAATCTGCAGGTTTGAAAAGTTCCAGGTTTTGTTCATCTTTGATGGTCTGGATGAGTGTCGACTCCCTCTGGACTTCCACAACAATGAGATCCTGACTGATGTTACTCGGTCAGTACCACTGGAtctgctgctgacaaacctcATCAGGGGGAACCTGCTTCCATCTGCTCGTCTCTGGATAACCAcacgacctgcagcagccaGTCAGATCCCTCCTGAGTGTGTTGACATGgtgacagaggtcagagggttCACTGACTCACATAAGGTGGAGTACTTCAGGAAAAAGTTCACAGATGAGGATCAGGCCAGCAGAATCATCTCCCACATCAAAACATCCAGAAGCCTCCTCATCATGTGCCACATCCCggtcttctgctggatcactgctacAGTTCTGGAGGATGAGTTGAAgaccagagagggaggagagctgCCCAAGACCCTGACTGAGATGTACATCCACTTCCTGGTGGTTCAGTCCAAACTGAAGAGCATCAAGTATGATGGAGGAGCTGAGATTGATCCACACTGGAACCCAGAGACCAGGAAGATGATCGAGTCTCTGGGTAAGCTGGCttttgagcagctgcagaaaggaaAGCTGATCTTCTATGAACCAGACCTGATGGAGTGTGGCATCGATATCAGAGCAGCCTCAGTGTACTCAGGAGTGTTCACACAGATCTTTATAGAAGACAGAGGAGTCTACCCAGACAAGGTGTTCAGCTTCATCCATCTGAgtgttcaggagtttctggCTGCTCTTCATGTTCACCTGACCTTCATCAATACTGGAGTCAATCTGATGGCAGAAGAACAAACAACCTCACTGATGTCAAGAAACTCTAGACCTGCAGAGACAAGTCTCTACCAAAATgctgtggacaaggccttacaGAGTCCAAACGGACACCTGGACCTGTTCCTCCGCTTCCTCCTTGGTCTTTCACTAGAGACCAATCAGAATCTCCTACGAGGTCTGCGTTATCAGACAGGAGGTTCAGTGCCATCAGAATCAGGAAGTAGCTCACAGACCAAAACAGAAACCGTCCAGTACATCAAGACAAAACTCAGTGAGAATCTGTCTGTAGAGAAAAGCATCAATCTGTTCTACTGTCTGAATGAACTGAAAGATTACTCCATAGTGGAGGACATCCAGTGGTCATTGAGCTATGGAAGTATCTCCTCTGATAAACTGTCTCCTGCTCAGTGGTCAGCTCTGATCTTCATCTTACTGTCATCAGAAAACAACCTTGATGTGTTTGATCTGAAGAAATGCTCTGCTTCAGAGGAGGCTCTTCTGAAGCTGCTGCCAGTGATCAAAGCCTCCAACAAAGCTCT GCTGAGTCGCTGTAACCTCACAGAGAAAAGCTGTGAAGCTCTGTCCTCAGTCCTCAGCTCTGAGTCCTGTAGTCTGAGGGAACTGGATCTGAGCAACAATgacctgcaggattcaggagtgaaGCTGCTTTCTTATAGACTAAGGAGTTCACATCGTAGATTAATTACCCTCAA GCTAAATGGCTGTAACCTCTCAGAGAAAAGCTGTGAAGCTCTGTCCTCAGCCCTCAGCTCTCAGTCGTGCAGTCTGAGAGAACTGGACCTGAGCAACAATGACCTGAAGGATTCAGGAGTGAAATTATTGTCTCATGGATTAAAGATGAAGAACTGCATGCTGGAAACTCTCAG TCTTTCAGGTTGTATAATCACAGAAGAAGGCTGTGCATCTCTGGCCTCAGTCCTGGGCTCCTCTCATCTGAGAGAACTGGATCTGAGTTACAATCATCCAGGAGAACAAGGAAAGaagctgctgtcttctctgctGGAGGATCCACACTGCAGACTGGAGACACTGAG GTTGGACCATGGTGGACTGCACAGACTGAAACCTGGTCTTAAGAAGT ACGCCTGTGAGCTTGAAGTCGACACAAACACAGTGAGTGGCATCCTGAAACTGTCTGACAACAACAGGATGATGACATATGTGCAAGAGAGTCAGCCATATCCTGATCATCAAGACAGGTTTGACAGCTGGTGCCAGCTGCTGTGTAGGACTGGTCTGACTGGTCGCTGTTACTGGGAGGTCGAGTGGAAAGGAACGGTTAACATATCAGTGACTTACAGGGGAATCAGCAGGAAAGGAGATGGTGATGCATGCTTTTTTGGAAGTAATGATCATTCCTGGACCCTCTTCTGCTCTGATAATAAGGGTTACTATGTCAGTCACAGTAAGAAAGAAACTAAAATCTCGCCCCCCTCCCCCACCTCTAACAGAGTAGCAGTCTACCTGGACCATCCTGCTGGCACTCTGTCCTTCTACACAGTCTCCACTGACACTCTAATCCACATCCACACCTTTAACACAACATTTACTGAACCGCTCTATCCTGGGTTTGGGTTAGGGTTCTTTTCTGGTTCCTTTGCCTCTCTGTGTTCTCTGtag
- the LOC121509541 gene encoding uncharacterized protein LOC121509541 — protein sequence MEQCEDTEEGAPPSKTSRSEKYEAQRDQQEDSKAYSHQSDEPYQTDLDYIFMPLKENIAIFVQNELKRLQRALSPDYPSFSESHCEDEEVLDSEDEKQQRHSRDAFLKITLHFLRRMKKDELADLLQSMTGEFIWIPTEMNITIHNKRYTRRHDNTSL from the exons ATGGAACAGTGTGAAGACACAGAGGAGGGGGCCCCTCCCTCCAAAACCTCTCGGAGTGAGAAATATGAAGCTCAGAG AGATCAGCAGGAGGACTCAAAGGCTTACAGTCATCAGTCAGATGAACCGTATCAAACAGACCTGGACTATATATTTATG CCACTGAAGGAGAACATCGCCATCTTTGTACAGAATGAGCTGAAGAGGCTTCAGAGGGCTCTGAGCCCAGATTACCCATCATTCTCAGAGAGTCACTGTGAGGATGAGGAAGTTTTGGATAGTGAAgatgaaaagcagcagagaCACAGCAGAGATGCTTTTCTGAAGATCACTCTGCACTTCCTGAGGAGAATGAAGAAGGATGAGCTGGCTGACCTTCTACAGAGCA TGACTGGTGAGTTCATCTGGATTCCTACTGAGATGAACATCACAATACACAACAAGAGGTACACCAGGCGCCATGACAACACATCCCTGTAG
- the LOC121509527 gene encoding NACHT, LRR and PYD domains-containing protein 12-like translates to MCHIPVFCWITATVLEDELKTREGGELPRTLTEMYIHFLVVQTKLKSIKYHRRAEMDPHWNPETRKMIESLGKLAFEQLQKGNLIFYEPDLMECGIDIRAASVYSGVLTQIFIEDRGVYPDKVFSFIHLSVQEFLAALHVHLTFINTGVNLMAEEQTTSLMSRNSRPAETSLYQNAVDKALQSPNGHLDLFLRFLLGLSLETNQNLLRGLRYQTGGSVPSESGSSSQTKTETVQYIKTKLSENLSVEKSINLFHCLNELKDHSMVEDIQWSLRYGSISSDKLSPAQWSALVFILLSSENDLDVFDLKKFSASEEALLKLLPVIKASKKAVLSHCNLTAKSCEALSSVLSSESCSLRELDLSNNDLQDSGVRLLSSGLKTQHCRLETLSLSGCVITEEGCASLASSLGSSCLRELDLSYNHPKEGGERLLSALLEDPNCKLEKLRLDHGGQNRLKPGLRKYTCELELDTNTFHRHLKLSDNNQRVTCVEEDQCYPHHPDRFDNCLQLLCRTGLIGRHYWEVECTGSVALSLSYRGINRKEISFFGKNDLSWSIFYSEGKGACFWHNNRMSAIALSCPTSYRVAVYLDHPAGTASFYRVSSDTLIPLHILNTSFTEPVFPGFSLTPGGSVSLCSLEVRDTLPNKD, encoded by the exons ATGTGCCACATCCCggtcttctgctggatcactgctacAGTTCTGGAGGATGAGTTGAAgaccagagagggaggagagctgCCCAGGACCCTGACTGAGATGTACATCCACTTCCTGGTGGTTCAGACCAAACTGAAGAGCATCAAGTATCATAGAAGAGCTGAGATGGATCCACACTGGAATCCAGAGACCAGGAAGATGATCGAGTCTCTGGGTAAGCTGGCttttgagcagctgcagaaagggAACCTGATCTTCTATGAACCAGACCTGATGGAGTGTGGCATTGATATCAGAGCAGCCTCAGTGTACTCAGGAGTGTTAACACAGATCTTTATAGAAGACAGAGGAGTCTACCCAGACAAGGTGTTCAGCTTCATCCATCTGAgtgttcaggagtttctggCTGCTCTTCATGTTCACCTGACCTTCATCAATACTGGAGTCAATCTGATGGCAGAAGAACAAACAACCTCACTGATGTCAAGAAACTCTAGACCTGCAGAGACAAGTCTCTACCAAAATgctgtggacaaggccttacaGAGTCCAAACGGACACCTGGACCTGTTCCTCCGCTTCCTCCTTGGTCTTTCACTAGAGACCAATCAGAATCTCCTACGAGGTCTGCGTTATCAGACAGGAGGTTCAGTGCCATCTGAATCAGGAAGCAGCTCACAGACCAAAACAGAAACCGTCCAGTACATCAAGACAAAACTCAGTGAGAATCTGTCTGTAGAGAAAAGCATCAATCTGTTCCACTGTCTGAATGAACTGAAAGATCATTCCATGGTGGAGGACATCCAGTGGTCATTGAGATATGGAAGTATCTCCTCTGATAAACTGTCTCCTGCTCAGTGGTCAGCTCTGGTCTTCATCTTACTGTCATCAGAAAATGACCTGGATGTGTTTGACCTGAAGAAATTCTCTGCTTCAGAGGAGGCTCTTCTTAAGCTACTGCCGGTGATCAAAGCCTCCAAGAAAGCTGT GCTGAGTCATTGTAACCTTACAGCGAAAAGCTGTGAAGCTCTGTCCTCAGTCCTCAGCTCTGAGTCCTGTAGTCTGAGGGAACTGGATCTGAGCAACAATgacctgcaggattcaggagttAGGCTGCTTTCCAGTGGACTGAAGACTCAGCACTGCAGGCTGGAAACTCTCAG TCTGTCAGGCTGTGTGATCACAGAGGAAGGCTGTGCATCTTTGGCCTCATCTCTAGGCTCCTCCTgtctgagagagctggacctgagctaCAATCATCCTaaagaaggaggagaaagactGCTGTCTGCTCTTTTAGAAGATCCAAACTGCAAACTGGAAAAACTGAG ATTGGACCATGGTGGACAGAACAGGCTGAAACCTGGTCTGAGGAAGT aCACCTGTGAGCTGGAACtggacacaaacacatttcacaGGCATCTCAAACTGTCTGACAACAACCAAAGGGTGACATGTGTGGAGGAAGACCAGTGTTATCCTCATCATCCAGACAGATTTGACAACTGTTTACAGCTACTGTGTAGGACTGGTCTAATTGGTCGCCATTACTGGGAGGTCGAGTGTACAGGAAGTGTAGCTTTAAGTTTGAGTTACAGAGgaataaacagaaaagaaatcagtttcTTTGGAAAGAATGATCTGTCGTGGAGTATTTTCTACTCTGAAGGTAAAGGTGCCTGTTTCTGGCACAATAACAGAATGTCAGCCATCGCCTTATCATGCCCCACCTCTTACAGAGTAGCAGTCTATCTGGACCATCCTGCTGGCACTGCGTCCTTCTACAGAGTCTCCTCTGACACACTGATCCCCCTCCACATCCTCAACACCTCATTTACTGAACCTGTTTTTCCTGGGTTTTCACTCACTCCAGGTGGCTCAGTGTCTTTATGTTCACTGGAAGTCAGAGACACACTGCCGAATAAAGATTAG